A single genomic interval of Halomonas sp. GT harbors:
- a CDS encoding AAA family ATPase, whose translation MAFDSTSSYIATDALKQAVNAAVVLQRPLLIKGEPGTGKTLLAEELAESLGTKLITWHIKSSTKAAQGLYEYDAVSRLRDSQLGVEGVENVGNYIKPGKLWEAFTAGERVVLLIDEIDKADIEFPNDLLQELDRMEFHVYETGETIRAEQRPIIVITSNNEKELPDAFLRRCFFHYIEFPDRETMQAIVDVHFPDIAPRLVGEALEVFFDLRNAPGLKKKPSTSELVDWLKLLMADELAQEALYNRDPAKALPPMAGALVKNEQDTHLLERLAFMMRRQKSTGR comes from the coding sequence ATGGCGTTTGATTCAACCTCTTCTTACATTGCAACTGATGCACTCAAACAGGCAGTCAATGCCGCGGTTGTGCTACAGCGTCCACTACTCATCAAAGGTGAACCCGGTACCGGTAAAACACTGCTGGCCGAGGAACTCGCTGAATCCCTGGGCACTAAGCTGATTACTTGGCATATCAAGTCCAGCACCAAAGCCGCCCAGGGGCTTTATGAGTACGATGCAGTCAGCCGCCTGCGCGATTCCCAGTTGGGCGTTGAAGGGGTGGAAAATGTCGGTAACTACATCAAGCCCGGCAAGCTGTGGGAAGCTTTCACCGCGGGCGAGCGCGTGGTGCTACTGATTGATGAAATCGACAAAGCGGATATCGAGTTTCCCAACGACCTGCTGCAAGAGCTGGATCGTATGGAGTTTCATGTTTATGAAACCGGCGAAACCATTCGCGCCGAACAGCGCCCGATTATCGTGATCACCTCGAATAACGAGAAAGAGCTACCCGACGCCTTCCTACGTCGCTGCTTTTTCCATTACATCGAATTCCCCGACCGCGAAACCATGCAGGCGATTGTGGATGTTCACTTCCCGGATATCGCCCCCAGGTTGGTCGGCGAAGCCTTGGAAGTGTTTTTCGATCTGCGCAACGCCCCAGGGCTCAAGAAAAAGCCCTCTACCTCAGAGTTGGTGGATTGGCTCAAGCTGCTAATGGCCGACGAACTGGCCCAGGAAGCGCTCTATAACCGCGACCCGGCCAAAGCCCTACCGCCGATGGCGGGCGCACTGGTTAAAAACGAGCAGGATACTCACCTGCTAGAGCGCCTGGCGTTTATGATGCGTCGCCAAAAGAGTACGGGGCGCTAA
- a CDS encoding RidA family protein, which produces MPQYIDDPTLPKPSFPGSHMVIDDHYVFISGLTVTDLSNGKASRGDVKEETRLVMRELERMLKQEGGSLADIVRVDIHLADLRQINALDSIYAEFFEPGRYPARTCTESPNICGGSTVEITLMAKRPDL; this is translated from the coding sequence ATGCCACAGTATATCGACGATCCCACGTTACCCAAACCGAGTTTCCCTGGTAGCCACATGGTTATCGATGATCATTATGTGTTTATTTCAGGACTAACGGTTACAGATCTTTCTAACGGCAAAGCCTCCCGTGGAGATGTCAAAGAGGAAACTCGACTCGTCATGCGCGAACTTGAACGCATGCTAAAACAAGAGGGAGGCAGTCTGGCGGATATTGTTAGAGTCGACATTCATCTTGCTGACTTAAGACAGATCAATGCATTAGACAGTATCTACGCGGAGTTTTTTGAACCAGGACGCTACCCAGCACGCACCTGTACAGAGTCACCAAATATTTGCGGGGGCAGCACCGTCGAAATTACTTTGATGGCAAAGCGTCCAGACCTCTAA
- a CDS encoding sigma-54-dependent Fis family transcriptional regulator: MLHHTHATKQFQTTTQLQSEQRRHIEHIFQLGEGLEAPCLPAQATIRRSWLRCLNEYQLDPTHPRPARVVPQQTLIEHRESVDELLHVARAGVDQLYGQIAQLGYVLLVTDHRGITVEFRGDPNQDQQLRKAGLYLGADWDERFAGTCAVGTCLHDRQAIICHRQEHFDASHISLTCTAAPIADPQGNVMAVLDISALQSPTQHESQNFSLSLVTLYARMIEDAYFLQRYRDCLMVRLDTSREFVHVNGRGLIAIEENGQVIAANAVGRELIAEHQHRWPPWSANYTPMLGELFECEIADILSINSGTDDQLRAFRARASNTIHFISLLEPRRPRMAQRATPLTSELPEPLARLGADDPAMRKVQKLADRLRNEANVNVLISGETGTGKEVVARALHESGNRAKQPFIAVNCAAIPESLIESELFGYEPGAFTGGRSKGMRGLIPQAHGGTLFLDEIGDMPLALQTRLLRVLAEREVMPLGANTPVKIDIRVITATHRHIEEMIQQGEFREDLYYRLNGAQLRLPALRERADKLFVIRRVFEDVAAERATRASPRLRADAISALLAYSWPGNIRQLKNALAFALATSESDEITVHDLPEQCLSQRITCNASAKLETNASEALSGSLIDLLKQHHWNISAVARELGVSRPTVYRQMQRQGIVPPNWQG; encoded by the coding sequence ATGCTGCATCACACGCACGCCACTAAACAGTTTCAGACAACTACACAGCTTCAGTCTGAACAGCGTCGACATATCGAGCATATTTTTCAGCTCGGTGAAGGGCTAGAGGCTCCCTGCTTGCCTGCGCAGGCTACCATCCGTCGCTCCTGGCTGCGCTGCCTGAACGAATATCAACTAGACCCCACTCATCCACGCCCAGCGCGGGTAGTGCCCCAGCAAACACTGATTGAGCACCGCGAGTCCGTCGATGAGTTACTGCATGTCGCCCGTGCCGGGGTCGATCAGCTCTATGGACAAATAGCTCAGCTTGGCTACGTGCTACTGGTCACCGACCACCGCGGCATTACCGTTGAGTTTCGCGGTGATCCCAACCAGGATCAGCAATTACGCAAAGCAGGCCTATACCTGGGGGCTGACTGGGATGAACGCTTTGCCGGCACCTGCGCTGTTGGCACCTGTTTACATGATCGTCAGGCCATCATCTGCCACCGCCAAGAACACTTCGATGCATCCCATATCTCGCTGACCTGCACCGCCGCTCCTATTGCGGATCCTCAAGGTAATGTGATGGCGGTATTAGATATCTCCGCGCTGCAGTCGCCTACCCAGCACGAAAGCCAGAATTTCAGCCTATCGCTGGTAACGCTTTATGCACGCATGATTGAGGATGCCTATTTTCTTCAGCGCTACCGCGACTGCCTGATGGTGCGTCTAGATACCTCGCGGGAATTTGTGCACGTCAACGGGCGTGGTTTAATCGCCATTGAAGAGAATGGACAGGTGATCGCCGCCAACGCCGTGGGCCGCGAGCTAATCGCCGAACACCAGCACCGCTGGCCACCTTGGTCCGCAAATTACACCCCAATGCTTGGCGAACTATTTGAGTGCGAAATCGCCGATATACTCAGCATTAATAGCGGTACTGATGATCAATTGCGTGCCTTCCGCGCTCGCGCCAGCAACACCATCCACTTTATAAGCCTGCTGGAACCCCGCCGTCCCCGCATGGCGCAACGGGCAACACCGCTTACTTCTGAACTGCCGGAACCCTTAGCTCGGCTGGGTGCCGACGACCCTGCGATGCGCAAAGTACAAAAACTGGCCGACCGCTTGCGTAATGAAGCTAACGTGAACGTGCTGATTAGCGGCGAAACCGGCACCGGTAAAGAGGTGGTTGCACGGGCGCTGCACGAAAGCGGCAACCGCGCCAAACAACCATTTATTGCCGTCAACTGTGCGGCCATTCCCGAGTCACTGATTGAAAGCGAACTGTTTGGCTACGAACCTGGCGCCTTTACCGGCGGCCGCTCAAAAGGGATGCGCGGGCTCATTCCACAGGCCCATGGAGGCACGCTGTTTTTAGACGAAATCGGTGATATGCCGTTAGCGCTACAAACCCGACTGCTGCGCGTGCTGGCCGAACGGGAAGTGATGCCGCTGGGGGCTAACACGCCAGTTAAAATCGATATTCGCGTTATTACGGCCACCCATCGCCATATCGAAGAAATGATCCAGCAAGGGGAATTTCGCGAAGACCTCTACTACCGGCTCAACGGTGCTCAGCTTCGACTGCCCGCGCTACGCGAACGCGCCGATAAGCTATTTGTTATTCGCCGCGTGTTTGAAGACGTCGCTGCCGAACGCGCCACGCGTGCCTCGCCGCGCCTGCGCGCAGATGCCATCAGTGCGCTGCTCGCTTATTCTTGGCCCGGCAATATCCGTCAACTTAAAAACGCTCTCGCTTTTGCCCTGGCCACTTCGGAAAGTGACGAAATCACCGTTCACGACCTGCCAGAACAGTGCCTTAGCCAGCGAATTACCTGCAACGCGTCGGCCAAACTTGAAACGAACGCCAGCGAAGCCCTTTCAGGTTCACTTATCGATCTGCTCAAGCAACATCACTGGAATATCAGCGCGGTTGCCCGTGAGCTAGGCGTTTCGCGTCCCACGGTATATCGGCAAATGCAGCGCCAAGGGATTGTGCCCCCCAACTGGCAGGGCTGA
- a CDS encoding vWA domain-containing protein produces MFIGLFDALKRAGVPVSLRELLDLHAVVERGVVFADMEAFYQVARTVMVKDERYFDRFDRAFAAWFKGLEDMDSAIEALIPDEWLRREFEKQLSDEEKAKIESLGGLEELIETFKKRLEEQKERHAGGNKWIGTGGTSPFGAYGYNPEGIRIGQDGSRHRRATKVWDERRFRDYDDSLELGTRNIKMALRRLRKFARQGALDEFDVDSTIRETARDAGLLNIQMRPERHNAVKVLLFLDVGGSMDDHIRVCEELFSAARSEFKHLEHYYFHNCLYEGVWRNNMRRRNERIPTMDVLHTYGADYQVVVVGDAAMSPYEVTHSGGSVEHFNDEPGGVWLKRLADTFPRLAWLNPMPPRAWEYTYSTQLIRDVIDDRMYPMTMEGLETAMRELAK; encoded by the coding sequence ATGTTTATTGGTCTGTTTGATGCCCTCAAACGTGCCGGTGTGCCCGTTTCTCTGCGCGAATTACTTGATCTTCACGCCGTGGTCGAACGTGGCGTCGTGTTTGCCGATATGGAAGCGTTTTATCAAGTGGCGCGTACTGTCATGGTCAAAGACGAGCGCTACTTTGACCGCTTTGATCGCGCCTTTGCTGCCTGGTTTAAAGGCCTGGAAGACATGGATTCGGCAATTGAGGCACTCATTCCGGATGAGTGGCTGCGACGTGAATTTGAAAAACAGCTCAGCGACGAAGAGAAAGCCAAAATTGAATCCCTGGGTGGTCTTGAAGAGCTGATCGAGACGTTTAAAAAGCGCCTGGAAGAGCAAAAAGAGCGCCATGCGGGGGGCAACAAGTGGATTGGCACAGGTGGTACCAGCCCTTTTGGAGCGTATGGTTACAACCCTGAAGGCATACGCATTGGCCAAGATGGCTCACGCCATCGACGCGCCACAAAGGTATGGGACGAGCGGCGTTTTCGCGATTACGATGACTCGCTTGAACTGGGCACCCGCAATATCAAAATGGCCTTGCGGCGGCTGCGCAAGTTCGCTCGCCAAGGGGCATTGGACGAGTTTGATGTAGACAGCACTATCCGCGAAACCGCACGGGATGCGGGGCTGCTTAATATCCAAATGCGCCCAGAACGTCATAATGCGGTTAAAGTGCTGCTGTTTTTAGACGTCGGTGGGTCGATGGATGATCATATTCGTGTCTGCGAAGAGTTGTTCTCAGCGGCACGTTCCGAATTCAAGCATTTAGAACATTATTACTTCCACAACTGCCTCTACGAAGGGGTTTGGCGTAACAATATGCGGCGCCGTAACGAACGCATCCCGACCATGGATGTGTTGCACACCTACGGGGCGGACTATCAGGTGGTGGTAGTCGGTGATGCCGCCATGTCGCCTTACGAAGTCACTCACTCGGGTGGCAGCGTGGAACACTTCAATGATGAACCTGGAGGCGTGTGGCTAAAGCGCTTGGCTGATACGTTTCCACGCTTGGCGTGGTTAAACCCCATGCCACCCCGTGCCTGGGAGTACACCTATTCGACCCAGTTAATTCGTGACGTTATCGATGACCGCATGTATCCCATGACCATGGAAGGGCTGGAGACAGCCATGCGCGAGTTAGCTAAGTAG
- a CDS encoding GAF domain-containing protein, translating into MVKGEQERLRSLRQLALLDTPPEERFDRIVRRAIQFFGVETALITLVDENRQWFKSRQGMALTQTCRQESLCAHAIQQEGIFEIEDARLDDRFKDFVLVTAHRGIRFYAGMPMTTVDGFRVGTLCIIDSVPRRLNEQQRQVLKDLAACAEDEINRSR; encoded by the coding sequence ATGGTAAAGGGTGAGCAAGAAAGGCTACGATCGTTGCGCCAACTGGCGCTTTTGGATACCCCTCCTGAAGAGCGTTTCGATAGGATTGTTCGGCGAGCCATCCAATTTTTTGGCGTAGAGACTGCGCTAATAACGTTAGTCGATGAAAATCGTCAATGGTTTAAATCCCGACAAGGAATGGCGCTTACCCAAACGTGTCGGCAAGAGTCATTGTGTGCCCATGCAATTCAGCAAGAAGGAATTTTTGAGATTGAAGATGCCAGGCTGGACGACCGTTTTAAAGACTTTGTTTTGGTAACAGCACATAGAGGCATTCGCTTCTACGCAGGCATGCCAATGACAACGGTGGATGGCTTCAGAGTAGGTACGCTTTGTATTATTGACTCCGTGCCACGGCGTTTAAATGAGCAGCAGCGTCAGGTGTTAAAAGATTTAGCAGCATGTGCTGAAGATGAGATCAACCGATCACGCTAG
- a CDS encoding 2,3-butanediol dehydrogenase, whose protein sequence is MSQSTMQAAVWYAAKDLRVEQMPIPTINDPHEVKVKVAACGICGSDLHEYAAGPIFIPVGKPHPISGEQAPIIMGHEFAGEVVEVGDKVTRVKVGDRVAIEPILSPNQNGAYQMERYNLTPLLGFHGLSGGGGGFSEFTVMGEHMVHKLPDDLSFEQGALVEPAAVALHAVRQSSLKAGDSAAVFGAGPIGLMTIEALKAAGAAQIYAVEVAPSRKAKAETLGAIVVDPQQEDAVAKLQMLSNGGVDVAFEVTGIPAVLNQSLHSTHEGGEVIVVSIWEGEASFHPNDLVIKERTMKGIIAYRHVYPAVMALMQRGYFRAEDMVTQRIPLADIVEEGFEALLSDKAQVKIIVTP, encoded by the coding sequence ATGAGCCAGTCAACGATGCAGGCAGCGGTTTGGTATGCAGCGAAAGACCTTCGTGTTGAGCAAATGCCAATACCGACGATTAACGACCCTCATGAGGTAAAGGTCAAAGTAGCTGCGTGTGGTATTTGTGGTAGCGATTTGCACGAATACGCCGCTGGGCCGATTTTTATTCCGGTCGGTAAGCCGCATCCAATTAGCGGCGAGCAAGCACCGATTATCATGGGGCACGAATTTGCTGGTGAAGTGGTTGAGGTAGGCGACAAAGTAACACGGGTAAAAGTGGGGGACCGCGTTGCCATAGAGCCGATTCTTTCACCTAATCAGAACGGCGCTTACCAAATGGAGCGCTACAACCTCACGCCGCTATTGGGTTTCCATGGCCTTTCTGGCGGCGGCGGTGGCTTCTCGGAGTTCACTGTGATGGGGGAGCACATGGTGCATAAGCTGCCGGATGATCTCAGCTTCGAGCAAGGGGCATTGGTAGAGCCAGCGGCGGTTGCTTTGCATGCAGTTCGTCAAAGTAGTTTGAAAGCGGGGGATAGCGCAGCAGTATTTGGCGCTGGCCCAATTGGGTTAATGACTATCGAAGCACTAAAAGCAGCAGGCGCCGCTCAAATTTACGCCGTGGAAGTAGCACCTTCACGTAAAGCCAAGGCCGAAACGCTTGGCGCTATTGTAGTGGACCCACAGCAAGAAGATGCAGTGGCTAAGCTACAAATGTTGAGCAACGGTGGCGTTGACGTGGCGTTCGAGGTGACCGGGATTCCGGCCGTACTGAATCAGTCTTTGCATAGTACTCACGAAGGCGGAGAAGTGATCGTGGTGAGTATTTGGGAAGGGGAGGCCAGTTTTCATCCCAACGACCTGGTCATTAAAGAGCGCACCATGAAAGGTATTATTGCCTATCGTCATGTTTATCCGGCGGTGATGGCGCTAATGCAGCGTGGCTACTTCCGAGCGGAAGATATGGTGACTCAGCGCATTCCATTAGCAGATATTGTTGAAGAGGGTTTCGAGGCGCTGTTGAGTGATAAAGCGCAGGTGAAAATAATCGTTACGCCCTAG
- a CDS encoding NAD(P)/FAD-dependent oxidoreductase, with translation MSKITAQVQQTPTDTVQAWLHDFDTALQAQDIERVLSLFGDECYWRDFLTFTWNLKTCEGKDEIQAMLNATLDNAQPTDWQLDGEATENGDIYDAWFTFNTAVARGKGYLRLKEGKCWTLLTTMQALNDYPEQCNHHRPKGAEHGANKQRETWLESREREEAELGYTRQPYCVIIGGGQGGIGLGARLRQLGVPTIIIERNERAGDSWRNRYKSLCLHDPVWYDHLPYIPFPDNWPVFAPKDKVGDWLEMYTKVMELNYWSSTECQNASYDEVAGEWVVKVKRNGEEITLRPKQLVMATGMSGMPNVPKFPGAENFEGEQQHSSQHPGPDAYKGKKCVIVGSNNSAHDIAAALWEHDADVTMLQRSSTHIVKSDSLMEEVLGPLYSEEAVANGLTHEKADLVFASIPYKVLPDFQRPAFEAIKKRDAEFYQKLEKAGFMLDFGDDESGLFLKYLRRGSGYYIDVGACDLVASGDIKLRSGVGIEHINPHSITLTDGSELDADLIIYATGYGSMNGWAARLISQEVADKVGKCWGLGSDTTKDPGPWEGELRNMWKPTQQEALWFHGGNLHQSRHYSRYLALQLKARMEGLDTPVYGLQPVHHRA, from the coding sequence ATGTCAAAGATAACGGCACAAGTCCAGCAAACCCCCACGGATACTGTTCAAGCGTGGCTGCACGATTTCGATACTGCTCTTCAGGCCCAGGATATTGAGCGCGTGCTGTCACTGTTTGGAGACGAGTGCTACTGGCGTGACTTTCTTACGTTTACCTGGAATTTAAAAACCTGCGAAGGCAAAGATGAAATTCAGGCCATGCTTAATGCCACGCTCGATAACGCACAGCCTACGGACTGGCAGTTAGACGGCGAGGCCACTGAAAACGGCGATATCTACGATGCGTGGTTTACTTTCAATACAGCGGTTGCCCGTGGAAAAGGCTATTTGCGCCTAAAAGAAGGCAAGTGCTGGACGTTGCTAACCACCATGCAAGCACTGAACGACTACCCTGAGCAGTGCAATCACCATCGTCCCAAAGGGGCTGAGCACGGTGCCAATAAGCAGCGTGAAACGTGGTTGGAGTCACGGGAGCGTGAAGAAGCGGAGCTGGGCTACACCCGGCAGCCTTACTGCGTGATTATTGGCGGTGGCCAGGGTGGTATTGGTTTAGGCGCACGGCTAAGGCAACTGGGCGTGCCAACGATCATCATTGAGCGAAACGAGCGCGCGGGAGATTCCTGGCGTAACCGCTATAAGTCGCTCTGCTTGCACGATCCAGTCTGGTACGACCACCTTCCTTATATCCCCTTCCCAGATAACTGGCCTGTATTCGCCCCGAAAGACAAAGTGGGTGACTGGTTGGAAATGTACACAAAAGTGATGGAGCTCAATTATTGGAGTTCAACCGAGTGTCAGAATGCTAGCTACGACGAGGTCGCAGGTGAGTGGGTGGTTAAGGTTAAGCGCAACGGCGAAGAGATCACGCTACGGCCCAAGCAGTTGGTAATGGCTACCGGTATGTCTGGGATGCCGAATGTGCCTAAATTCCCAGGGGCAGAAAACTTTGAAGGTGAGCAGCAGCACTCTAGCCAGCACCCTGGGCCGGACGCCTATAAAGGTAAGAAGTGTGTCATCGTTGGCTCTAATAACTCGGCCCATGATATTGCCGCTGCGCTATGGGAGCACGATGCCGATGTCACCATGCTGCAGCGTTCATCTACCCATATTGTGAAGTCAGACTCACTGATGGAAGAGGTGTTAGGGCCGCTTTATTCGGAAGAGGCTGTGGCGAATGGGTTAACCCATGAAAAAGCCGATCTAGTGTTTGCCTCGATCCCTTATAAGGTGCTGCCGGATTTCCAGCGCCCCGCCTTTGAGGCGATTAAAAAGCGCGATGCTGAGTTTTACCAAAAGCTTGAGAAAGCGGGTTTTATGCTCGATTTCGGTGACGATGAATCGGGTCTGTTTTTGAAGTATTTGCGCCGCGGTTCGGGTTATTACATCGATGTAGGTGCATGCGACTTGGTGGCCAGTGGCGATATCAAACTGCGCAGTGGCGTAGGTATTGAGCACATTAATCCGCACTCCATCACGCTGACTGATGGCAGCGAGCTTGATGCTGACTTGATCATCTATGCCACCGGCTATGGCTCGATGAATGGCTGGGCGGCACGGCTTATTTCTCAAGAAGTGGCCGATAAAGTGGGCAAGTGTTGGGGATTAGGTTCCGACACCACCAAAGACCCCGGCCCATGGGAGGGTGAGCTGCGCAATATGTGGAAGCCCACTCAGCAAGAGGCACTGTGGTTCCATGGCGGCAACCTACACCAGTCGCGGCACTATTCACGTTATTTGGCGCTGCAGTTAAAAGCACGCATGGAAGGGCTAGACACCCCTGTCTATGGTCTGCAGCCAGTTCATCACAGAGCATAA
- a CDS encoding tripartite tricarboxylate transporter permease gives MLDVLFSSLGQLFTVPHMLYMVMGVLIGLIVGIIPGLGGIAGMSLLLPFLYGMEPTVALGMLMGLVAVIPTGDTFASVLLGIPGSSASQATVVDGFALAKKGQAARALSSAFLSSMMGGLIGALVLTAFILIARPVVLSFSSSELFMLTLLGLSMVAVLSGKDVFKGVAACGVGLLVGTIGMAPATGEFRLPFEIDYLYDGLPLVVVGLGIFALPEIIDLLVKRGAIAEQPCQLGKGWKEGVKDVAQRPGLVARCAGIGSLMGTIPGLAGSVVDWLTYGHAVQSAKDKSQFGKGDIRGVIAPESANNACACGAMVPTLLFGIPGSGTAAVFLGGLLLLGLQPGVSMLETNLDLTYTIIWSLALANILGAALCLGLARPVASLTRVPFVILAPLITILILFAAYQATRSLGDLFALGIIGAIGVLFKQANWSRPAFLIGFVLAPGAEAYFYQAAQFQGVEAFMRPGVLIIGALIVASLIVPPLRSYLQKRPQAEQPSPHALQEEVAPLSLGVIDLVLLGSLLVGAGYMWLAFADLSLLGGMMPRLAMAIIVAACLLEIIRTAIKPLQWQTQVLRQHFSWVAGFFALIGSVMIFGFLFTAAVFCLGFLLMVARIKPVVAVGVAAGVTLFLIGMANLLTLTYPSGMLAGL, from the coding sequence ATGTTAGATGTCTTATTCTCCAGTTTGGGACAGTTGTTTACTGTTCCCCATATGCTGTACATGGTTATGGGTGTCCTCATTGGGCTCATTGTAGGCATTATTCCTGGCCTTGGCGGCATTGCTGGTATGTCGCTATTGCTGCCATTCCTCTATGGCATGGAGCCTACCGTGGCGCTGGGCATGCTGATGGGGTTAGTGGCGGTAATACCTACAGGCGATACCTTTGCCTCCGTGTTACTTGGCATACCAGGCTCCAGCGCTTCTCAGGCAACCGTGGTGGATGGCTTTGCGTTGGCCAAAAAAGGGCAAGCTGCACGAGCGCTTTCCAGTGCGTTCCTTTCTTCAATGATGGGTGGGCTAATCGGTGCGCTTGTGCTCACCGCATTTATTCTAATAGCCCGACCTGTTGTTCTGTCGTTCTCATCGTCTGAGCTGTTTATGTTAACGCTGCTGGGACTGTCCATGGTGGCAGTGCTTTCTGGTAAGGATGTTTTTAAAGGCGTTGCCGCTTGCGGCGTTGGGCTGCTGGTCGGCACCATTGGAATGGCTCCTGCCACCGGAGAGTTCAGGCTGCCCTTTGAAATTGACTATCTCTATGATGGTTTGCCGCTAGTGGTGGTCGGTTTAGGTATCTTCGCACTGCCCGAAATCATTGATTTATTGGTAAAACGAGGCGCGATTGCCGAGCAGCCTTGTCAATTAGGCAAAGGCTGGAAAGAGGGCGTAAAGGATGTCGCTCAGCGGCCGGGGTTAGTGGCCCGCTGTGCGGGGATTGGTAGCTTAATGGGGACGATTCCAGGCTTGGCCGGCTCGGTGGTAGATTGGCTAACCTACGGCCACGCTGTGCAGAGTGCCAAAGATAAATCGCAGTTTGGCAAAGGCGATATTCGCGGCGTCATTGCACCAGAGTCTGCTAACAATGCGTGTGCCTGCGGGGCGATGGTACCCACTCTGCTGTTTGGTATTCCCGGTTCGGGCACGGCGGCGGTCTTCTTAGGTGGCTTGCTACTACTTGGCCTTCAGCCCGGTGTCAGCATGTTAGAGACGAATCTTGATCTGACGTACACTATTATTTGGTCATTAGCGCTCGCTAATATCTTAGGCGCTGCTCTCTGCCTAGGTTTAGCCAGGCCCGTGGCTAGCTTAACGCGGGTGCCGTTCGTGATTTTAGCGCCGCTGATTACCATCTTGATACTGTTCGCGGCCTATCAAGCGACGCGCTCGTTAGGGGATTTATTCGCCTTAGGCATTATTGGCGCTATCGGGGTGCTGTTCAAGCAAGCAAACTGGTCTCGTCCCGCCTTTTTGATTGGGTTTGTTCTGGCGCCTGGAGCCGAGGCGTATTTCTATCAAGCCGCTCAGTTTCAGGGGGTAGAAGCCTTTATGCGGCCTGGAGTACTGATCATTGGTGCACTGATTGTGGCATCACTGATTGTCCCCCCTTTACGCAGCTACCTGCAAAAGCGCCCTCAGGCCGAGCAGCCCTCTCCACATGCACTTCAGGAAGAGGTGGCTCCGCTGTCGCTGGGTGTGATCGATTTGGTATTGCTGGGCAGCTTATTGGTAGGCGCTGGGTATATGTGGTTGGCCTTTGCTGATCTTTCCCTACTAGGTGGGATGATGCCGAGGCTTGCGATGGCCATTATCGTGGCAGCGTGCCTGCTTGAAATTATCAGAACGGCCATCAAACCGTTGCAATGGCAAACCCAGGTGTTACGTCAGCATTTCTCGTGGGTGGCTGGTTTCTTCGCCTTAATTGGCAGCGTGATGATATTCGGCTTCCTGTTTACTGCAGCGGTATTTTGTCTCGGTTTCTTGCTTATGGTGGCGCGCATTAAGCCTGTTGTTGCAGTGGGGGTAGCGGCCGGAGTGACTCTTTTCCTAATTGGAATGGCGAATCTGCTCACCCTGACATACCCCTCAGGTATGTTGGCTGGGCTATAA
- a CDS encoding cytochrome b, translated as MALAMMDTNKRYGIVSRLLHWGMALLFVWQFSSAAARVFFEDTPLESFLWGTHSQVGVVLLTLVVARGAWALMNASRRPPSVSVMAKLGHLALYGLMIAVPTIALIRQYGSGRALDVFGFNLMPGFDGEEIAWMTELGGLLHGELGWILLALIVGHVVMAILHRKLTNHDVLSRMT; from the coding sequence ATGGCGCTAGCAATGATGGATACTAATAAACGCTATGGGATAGTCAGTCGCCTGCTTCACTGGGGGATGGCACTATTATTTGTATGGCAATTCAGCAGTGCTGCAGCGCGGGTGTTTTTCGAAGACACTCCGCTCGAATCTTTTTTATGGGGTACTCACAGCCAAGTGGGCGTTGTGCTCTTGACGCTTGTTGTCGCGCGAGGTGCCTGGGCGCTAATGAACGCATCTCGCCGCCCGCCCTCGGTTAGTGTGATGGCAAAGCTGGGGCACTTGGCACTGTATGGTTTGATGATCGCAGTGCCCACGATTGCACTGATTCGCCAATACGGTTCAGGTCGTGCGCTGGATGTATTTGGGTTCAACCTAATGCCAGGCTTTGATGGTGAAGAAATTGCCTGGATGACAGAGCTTGGCGGTTTGCTGCATGGTGAACTTGGTTGGATACTGCTGGCGCTGATTGTAGGCCATGTGGTGATGGCAATTTTGCACCGTAAATTGACCAACCATGATGTGCTATCACGCATGACTTAG